In Paraburkholderia phenazinium, the following are encoded in one genomic region:
- a CDS encoding methyl-accepting chemotaxis protein, translating into MTKHLTINLRIAITIAFLGALLIGTGVLGIVGMAQSNAAQRDAYAVHFASVVALGKSGTAMSRARFGLDWAMSNPHSPQLNAQLDRASTLLADSDKWWNTFRDLPKTPPLQQLTDDLDAKRTAVRRDAIDKLIGAIRSGDTSWMDETRANHLIGLYTAMNTSQGALEQYLNQQAEEANERSAARFHTLLAACLASLAVGLTVAFVSWRTLRRAIMSPLHDALRQFDAIARGELTTHVPIRSNDEMATLLRGLAAMQAKLGATVTTVRAGSHSIASSTQQIAAGNLDLSQRTEEQAASLEETASAMEQLTATVQLNAENARHASELALRASEMAARGRDSVGSMVETMRAIHAGSSKMTGIITAIEAIAFQTNILALNAAVEAARAGEEGRGFAVVAGEVRSLAQRSAAAAKEIGALIVESTSRVENGAGLVNETGGTMQEVEAAIARVARIVGEIAAASQEQSEGIKQVSLAVTQMDEVTQHNAALVEESAATASSLADQAQQLSELTAAFKVAGDGMAMA; encoded by the coding sequence ATGACCAAGCATCTGACCATCAACCTGCGGATCGCGATCACCATCGCGTTTCTGGGCGCGCTGCTGATCGGCACGGGTGTGCTCGGCATCGTCGGCATGGCGCAAAGCAACGCCGCGCAGCGCGACGCGTATGCGGTGCATTTCGCTTCGGTGGTGGCGCTCGGCAAGTCGGGCACGGCGATGTCGCGGGCCCGCTTCGGGCTCGACTGGGCGATGAGCAACCCGCATTCGCCGCAACTGAACGCGCAACTCGACCGCGCGAGCACGCTGCTCGCCGATTCGGACAAGTGGTGGAACACCTTCCGCGATCTGCCGAAGACGCCGCCACTGCAACAGCTCACCGACGATCTCGATGCGAAGCGCACCGCCGTGCGGCGCGACGCCATCGACAAGCTGATCGGCGCGATCCGCAGCGGCGACACGAGCTGGATGGACGAGACGCGCGCCAATCATCTGATCGGCCTCTACACCGCGATGAACACGAGCCAGGGCGCGCTCGAACAGTATCTGAACCAGCAGGCCGAGGAAGCGAACGAGCGCTCGGCCGCGCGCTTTCATACGCTGCTGGCGGCGTGCCTCGCCAGCCTTGCAGTGGGTTTGACGGTGGCCTTCGTCAGTTGGCGCACCTTGCGCCGCGCCATCATGTCGCCGTTGCACGACGCGCTGCGCCAGTTCGACGCCATCGCGCGAGGCGAACTCACCACTCACGTGCCGATCCGTTCCAACGACGAAATGGCGACCCTGTTGCGCGGCCTCGCCGCCATGCAGGCGAAACTCGGCGCCACGGTGACGACGGTGCGGGCCGGCTCGCATTCGATCGCTTCGTCGACCCAGCAGATCGCCGCCGGCAATCTCGATCTGTCGCAACGCACGGAGGAGCAGGCCGCCTCGCTGGAAGAAACCGCGTCGGCGATGGAGCAGCTCACCGCCACCGTGCAACTGAACGCGGAAAACGCCCGTCATGCGAGCGAGCTGGCCTTGCGCGCTTCGGAGATGGCGGCGCGTGGACGCGATTCGGTTGGCAGCATGGTCGAGACGATGCGGGCGATTCACGCGGGCTCGTCGAAGATGACCGGCATCATCACGGCCATCGAAGCGATTGCATTCCAGACCAACATCCTCGCCTTGAACGCGGCGGTCGAAGCGGCCCGCGCCGGGGAAGAGGGCCGTGGCTTCGCGGTGGTGGCGGGCGAAGTGCGCAGCCTCGCGCAGCGGTCCGCGGCCGCGGCCAAGGAAATCGGCGCGCTGATCGTGGAATCGACCTCGCGCGTCGAGAACGGCGCGGGGCTCGTCAACGAGACGGGCGGCACGATGCAGGAGGTCGAAGCGGCGATTGCGCGGGTGGCGCGGATCGTCGGCGAGATTGCGGCCGCCTCGCAGGAGCAGAGCGAAGGCATCAAGCAGGTGAGCCTTGCCGTGACGCAGATGGACGAGGTCACGCAGCACAACGCGGCGCTGGTCGAAGAGAGTGCGGCGACCGCGAGTTCGCTGGCGGACCAGGCGCAGCAGTTGAGCGAACTGACGGCCGCGTTCAAGGTGGCCGGTGATGGGATGGCGATGGCGTGA
- a CDS encoding DMT family transporter — MNFLELVLLAAIWGASFLFMRIAAPEFGPIPLMALRVGIAMLVMLPVLRSPAARQQLRTHRWPLFVVGVTNSAVPFCLLAYAALSVNAGMDSVLNATTPLWAALIAAAGFQVALGRQQIFGLLTGFAGVVVLVWDSLGAGSAGVPLAIAAALLAALFYGFAVNYSKRRLAGVKPQVVAFGSQCFAALVLWPLAATCWPRHAIGASIWACVVALGVVCTAVAYLLFFRLIERAGSTYAASVTFLIPVFGVLWGAALLGETVTPSMLAGCLIVLVGTVIASGRFSGMRIRGA; from the coding sequence ATGAACTTTCTCGAACTCGTTCTGCTCGCCGCCATCTGGGGCGCATCGTTTCTCTTCATGCGGATTGCCGCGCCTGAATTCGGTCCGATTCCGCTGATGGCGCTGCGGGTCGGCATCGCCATGCTGGTGATGCTGCCGGTGCTGCGTTCGCCTGCCGCGCGGCAGCAGTTGCGCACGCATCGATGGCCGCTGTTCGTCGTCGGCGTGACGAATTCGGCCGTGCCCTTCTGTTTGCTGGCTTATGCCGCGCTCTCGGTGAACGCCGGGATGGACTCGGTCCTCAATGCAACCACACCGCTCTGGGCCGCGCTGATCGCCGCAGCCGGTTTTCAGGTCGCGCTCGGCCGCCAGCAGATATTCGGTCTGCTAACCGGTTTTGCGGGCGTGGTGGTGCTGGTGTGGGATTCGCTGGGCGCGGGTTCGGCGGGCGTGCCGCTCGCGATCGCGGCCGCCCTGCTCGCGGCGCTCTTCTACGGCTTCGCCGTCAACTACTCGAAACGCCGTCTGGCCGGCGTGAAGCCGCAGGTCGTAGCGTTCGGCAGCCAGTGTTTCGCCGCGTTGGTGTTGTGGCCGCTCGCGGCGACCTGCTGGCCGCGCCACGCTATCGGTGCGTCGATATGGGCCTGTGTCGTCGCGCTCGGCGTGGTCTGCACCGCAGTCGCTTATCTGCTGTTCTTCAGATTGATCGAGCGCGCCGGTTCCACCTATGCCGCGTCCGTGACGTTTTTGATTCCGGTTTTCGGCGTGCTGTGGGGCGCGGCCTTGCTTGGCGAAACGGTCACGCCGTCGATGCTCGCCGGTTGTCTGATCGTGTTGGTGGGCACCGTGATCGCGAGCGGCAGATTCAGTGGAATGAGGATACGCGGCGCGTGA
- a CDS encoding LysR family transcriptional regulator — protein sequence MRPHLPLNALRAFESSARHLSFTRAALELSVTQAAVSQQVRMLEERLGTALFKRLPRGLGITDEGRALLPVLSDAFGRIENVLKQFEGGHFHEVLTVGVVGTFAVGWLMPRLKSFREAHPFVELRLLTHNNLVDPAAEGLDFAIRFGEGTWPATHNELLLDAPLSVLCAPEIARQLAGPADLARQTLLRSYRADEWNLWLAAAGLEPWTVNGPVFDSSRLMVEAAVQGAGVALAPPRMFVRELQAGMLVCPFDTQVSTGSYWLTRLKSRQMAPAMALFRNWILAEAGGMPLAAEERSAGVRAFT from the coding sequence ATGCGTCCTCATCTCCCCCTCAATGCCTTGCGTGCCTTCGAGTCGTCGGCGCGTCATCTGAGCTTTACGCGCGCGGCGCTCGAACTGAGCGTGACGCAGGCCGCCGTCAGCCAGCAGGTTCGCATGCTCGAAGAGCGGCTGGGCACCGCCCTCTTCAAGCGGCTGCCGCGCGGCCTCGGCATTACCGACGAAGGCCGCGCGCTGCTGCCCGTCCTCAGCGACGCATTCGGGCGCATCGAAAACGTCCTCAAGCAATTCGAAGGCGGCCATTTTCATGAGGTGCTGACGGTCGGCGTCGTCGGGACGTTTGCGGTCGGCTGGCTGATGCCGCGCCTCAAATCGTTCCGCGAGGCGCATCCGTTCGTCGAGCTGCGGCTCCTGACCCATAACAATCTGGTGGATCCGGCCGCGGAAGGGCTGGACTTCGCCATTCGTTTCGGCGAGGGCACCTGGCCGGCCACCCACAACGAATTGTTGCTCGATGCGCCGCTCTCGGTGCTGTGCGCGCCGGAGATCGCCAGGCAACTCGCCGGGCCCGCGGATCTCGCAAGGCAGACCTTATTGCGCTCGTATCGCGCCGACGAATGGAACCTCTGGCTCGCCGCCGCCGGACTCGAACCGTGGACCGTCAATGGCCCGGTGTTCGACTCGTCGCGCCTGATGGTGGAAGCCGCCGTGCAAGGCGCCGGCGTGGCGCTGGCGCCGCCGCGCATGTTCGTGCGAGAACTGCAGGCCGGCATGCTGGTGTGCCCATTCGACACCCAGGTAAGCACGGGCAGTTACTGGCTCACGCGGCTGAAATCGCGGCAGATGGCGCCGGCCATGGCGCTGTTCCGCAACTGGATTCTCGCGGAAGCGGGCGGCATGCCGCTTGCTGCGGAAGAGCGATCCGCGGGAGTCCGGGCGTTCACCTGA
- the bla gene encoding class A beta-lactamase: protein MTSFENRRSLLRFAATLPFAFAFKARAADTSEARSVEGQLAKLEQTAGGRLGVSALNTANGTWIGHRADERFPFCSTFKVILSGAILARSTQAAGFMQQRIHYAQSDVVHYSAVTAEHIGDGMTVAELCAAAIQHSDNTAANLLIKLLGGTDAVTAYARLIGNDVFRLDRLETSLNDAVPGDPRDTATPASMVRSLHTLTLGDTLPIAQRTQLLDWLRGNQMGSKRIGAALPAGWTMGDKTGTGDYGTANDLAVIWPPSRPPLILGIYHTQPGQDAKARDDVVAAAARIVVGAVG, encoded by the coding sequence ATGACCTCTTTCGAAAACCGCCGTTCGTTGTTGCGGTTCGCCGCGACGCTTCCCTTCGCGTTCGCTTTCAAAGCACGCGCTGCCGATACGTCAGAGGCGCGTTCTGTCGAAGGCCAGCTCGCGAAGCTCGAACAGACCGCCGGCGGACGCCTCGGCGTGTCGGCGCTGAATACGGCCAACGGCACGTGGATCGGCCACCGCGCCGACGAGCGCTTCCCGTTTTGCAGCACCTTCAAGGTGATCCTGAGCGGCGCGATCCTCGCCCGCAGCACGCAGGCCGCCGGGTTCATGCAGCAACGCATTCACTACGCGCAAAGCGACGTGGTGCATTACTCGGCGGTGACCGCCGAACACATCGGCGACGGCATGACCGTAGCCGAACTCTGCGCCGCGGCAATCCAGCACAGCGACAACACGGCCGCCAATCTGCTGATCAAGCTGCTCGGCGGCACGGATGCCGTCACGGCGTATGCACGCTTGATCGGCAATGACGTATTCCGTCTCGACCGTCTGGAGACGTCGCTGAACGACGCGGTACCCGGCGATCCACGCGATACCGCAACGCCCGCTTCGATGGTGCGCAGCCTGCATACCCTGACGCTCGGCGATACCTTGCCGATCGCACAGCGTACGCAGTTACTGGACTGGCTGCGCGGCAACCAGATGGGCTCGAAGCGGATCGGCGCCGCGCTGCCTGCCGGCTGGACCATGGGCGACAAGACCGGCACCGGCGACTACGGCACGGCCAACGACCTCGCCGTGATCTGGCCGCCGTCGCGGCCACCGCTCATCCTCGGCATTTATCACACGCAGCCCGGGCAGGATGCCAAGGCGCGCGACGACGTCGTTGCGGCAGCGGCGCGCATCGTCGTGGGCGCGGTGGGTTGA
- a CDS encoding DUF6723 family protein yields the protein MARHKADVADDEFEIFASYHSTGDGRYIGGLKVIRKADRRILFPFEGAPQIGPYDSADEARHAAVEYGRAIVAADRAAPEP from the coding sequence ATGGCGCGACACAAAGCCGACGTGGCCGATGACGAATTCGAGATCTTCGCGAGTTACCACAGCACCGGCGACGGCCGATATATAGGTGGACTAAAGGTCATCCGCAAAGCCGACCGGCGGATTCTGTTTCCGTTCGAGGGCGCGCCGCAGATCGGTCCTTACGATAGTGCGGACGAAGCTCGCCACGCCGCAGTGGAGTACGGCCGGGCGATTGTCGCGGCGGACCGGGCTGCGCCGGAGCCTTGA
- the tkt gene encoding transketolase, whose translation MQNNPSLDKLCIDTIRTLSMDAVQKANSGHPGTPMALAPVAYHLWQNHLRYDPDEPLWPNRDRFVLSVGHASMLLYSLLHLAGVKAVDEHGKPTAGPAVSLDDIKQFRQLDSKTPGHPEYRMTTGVETTTGPLGQGLGNSVGMAMAARWYEARFNQPDAPLFDYRVYALCGDGDMMEGISHEAASLAGHLELSNLTWIYDSNRVTIEGHTDLAYSDDVEARFHGYHWHTIHVRDANDGAALEAAFTEAKSVTDKPTLIVVNSIIGWGAPKKQDTSAAHGEPLGDEEIAAAKRFYGWPEDKKFYVPDGVMARFADGIGARGKAARNDWLAKLDAYRQKHPDLAREFARIEAHELPDGWDADLPTFEADAKGVASRDSSGKVLNAIAQRVPWLLGGSADLSPSTKTNLKFEDAGSFEHESYGGRNLHFGIREHAMGAVVNGLALSNLRPYGSTFLIFSDYMKPPIRLSAIMEVPAIYVFTHDSIGVGEDGPTHQPIEQLASLRGVPGLTVLRPADANEVVETWRVALSRPRHPSCIVLTRQPLPTFDRSKYGSAAGVRKGAYVLADAADGKTPQVLLLATGSEVSICVDVYEKLKSEGIAARVVSMPAWDIFEAQDEAYKDAVLPPDVDARVCVEQAAELGWDRYVGRLGAKVVMHTFGASAPLSELKRKFGFTPEHVYDAARQQIARVQKK comes from the coding sequence ATGCAAAACAATCCTTCCCTCGATAAGCTGTGTATCGACACGATCCGTACGCTTTCGATGGATGCCGTGCAAAAGGCGAATTCGGGCCACCCCGGCACGCCGATGGCGCTGGCCCCGGTTGCCTATCATCTGTGGCAGAACCATCTGCGCTACGACCCCGACGAGCCGCTGTGGCCCAATCGCGACCGCTTCGTGCTGTCGGTGGGGCATGCGTCCATGCTGCTGTATTCGCTCCTGCATCTGGCCGGCGTGAAGGCCGTCGACGAGCACGGCAAGCCGACCGCCGGACCCGCCGTATCGCTGGACGACATCAAGCAGTTCCGCCAGCTCGACAGCAAGACCCCGGGGCACCCCGAATACCGCATGACGACCGGCGTCGAAACTACCACCGGGCCGCTCGGCCAGGGGCTCGGCAATAGCGTCGGCATGGCGATGGCGGCGCGCTGGTACGAGGCGCGATTCAATCAGCCGGATGCGCCGCTGTTCGATTACCGCGTCTATGCGCTGTGCGGCGACGGCGACATGATGGAAGGCATCTCGCACGAAGCGGCCTCGCTGGCCGGCCATCTGGAGTTGTCGAACCTCACGTGGATCTACGACAGCAATCGCGTGACGATCGAAGGGCACACGGACCTCGCCTATAGCGACGATGTGGAAGCGCGGTTTCACGGCTACCACTGGCACACCATCCACGTCAGGGATGCGAACGACGGCGCCGCGCTGGAAGCGGCCTTCACCGAAGCGAAAAGCGTGACCGACAAGCCGACGCTGATTGTGGTGAACAGCATCATCGGCTGGGGCGCGCCGAAGAAGCAGGACACTTCGGCGGCGCACGGCGAGCCGCTCGGCGATGAAGAAATCGCCGCCGCCAAGCGCTTTTACGGCTGGCCCGAAGACAAGAAGTTCTACGTCCCGGACGGCGTGATGGCACGCTTTGCCGACGGCATCGGCGCACGCGGCAAAGCCGCGCGCAACGACTGGCTGGCGAAGCTCGACGCCTACCGGCAAAAACATCCGGACCTCGCACGCGAGTTCGCCCGGATCGAAGCGCATGAACTGCCGGACGGCTGGGACGCAGACCTGCCGACCTTCGAGGCGGACGCCAAGGGTGTCGCCTCGCGCGACTCGTCGGGCAAGGTGTTGAACGCGATTGCCCAGCGCGTGCCCTGGCTGCTCGGCGGCTCGGCCGATCTGTCGCCCTCCACCAAGACCAATCTGAAGTTCGAAGACGCGGGCAGTTTCGAGCACGAGAGCTACGGCGGCCGCAATCTGCACTTCGGCATTCGCGAGCATGCGATGGGCGCGGTGGTGAATGGGCTGGCGCTGTCGAATCTGCGTCCCTACGGTTCGACGTTCCTGATTTTCAGCGACTACATGAAGCCGCCGATCCGCTTGTCGGCCATCATGGAAGTGCCCGCCATCTACGTGTTCACGCACGATTCGATCGGCGTCGGCGAGGACGGCCCGACCCACCAGCCGATCGAACAACTGGCCTCGCTGCGTGGCGTGCCGGGTCTGACTGTACTGCGTCCCGCGGACGCCAACGAGGTGGTGGAGACGTGGCGCGTCGCCTTGTCGAGGCCGCGTCATCCGTCGTGCATCGTGCTCACGCGCCAGCCGCTGCCCACCTTCGACCGCAGCAAGTACGGCTCGGCCGCAGGGGTGCGCAAAGGCGCCTACGTACTGGCCGATGCCGCCGACGGCAAGACGCCGCAGGTGCTGCTGCTCGCCACCGGCAGCGAAGTGTCGATTTGCGTGGACGTCTATGAGAAGCTGAAGAGCGAGGGCATTGCCGCACGCGTGGTGTCGATGCCGGCATGGGACATCTTCGAGGCCCAGGACGAGGCCTACAAGGATGCCGTGCTGCCGCCCGACGTAGATGCGCGGGTCTGCGTCGAACAGGCCGCGGAACTCGGTTGGGACCGCTACGTGGGGCGTCTCGGCGCGAAAGTGGTGATGCATACGTTCGGTGCATCCGCGCCGTTGAGTGAACTGAAGCGCAAGTTCGGCTTTACGCCGGAGCATGTCTACGACGCAGCCAGGCAGCAGATTGCGCGCGTGCAGAAGAAGTAG